One genomic window of Ziziphus jujuba cultivar Dongzao chromosome 4, ASM3175591v1 includes the following:
- the LOC107416867 gene encoding protein FAR1-RELATED SEQUENCE 2 isoform X3: protein MEIDLELPTCDREKIDVGSNINVDDVNTMRRNNVEEEHVNSSVPSENLEETHGSNANQIVSSDQDQLDVNIVKVDGLNKGSICEPCSGLEFESKEEAYSFYREYARSVGFGITIKASRRSKKSGKFIDIKIVCSRFGNKRESGATVNPRPCIKTDCKASMHMKRKENGKWVIHGFIKEHNHEICPDDFYYAIRGRNKQSAIVACEKKGLQLALDEGDVQIMLEHFMCMQEDNPNFFYALDLDHEKRLKSVFWVYAKGRHDYSKFYDVVFFDTFYVRNKYKIPFIPIVGVNNHFQYILLGCALVGEETKETFVWLMRTWLKAMGSQSPRVIITDQDKLFKEAVADVFPDARHCFCLWHVLRRIPENLGCMMNQNQNFMEKFNKCIYRSWTEEQFERKWWKMVDRFELTENEWFHSLYEDRKMWVPNYMKDTFLAGMSTTERSGSVTSFFDKYIFPETMFKEFIGRLYKEYLKDNCDMEATADFETRHKQPGLRSLSPFEKQMSSVYTEAIFKKFQVEVLGVGSCHLKKQSENEAAVIFQVDDFEKRQNFIVVWNEAERKICCLCHSFEYGGFLCRHALLVLQISGTANIPSHYILKRWTRDAKVNQTNIEIPKRLNFRFQRFNDLCKLAIKLGEEGSLSPEACHIALQALDEVLKQCVDVNNSVRSVLEPNMSAFPGFLNVEEKHGNSMGKSTKKKKTYRKRKGQSDPERTAGRMQESRQQMMNSRARNLDDCYIPQQDMQEVLGSRAPAIDDYYAAQDSIQGVGRLNSVSPIGDGYYCNQQGMQGQLHLASTRVGHYGTQQNMQGLLQGQPSFRVAAMHGCFNIQDNMQDVDQSVGSSHFRSIASKHLQDKHLSQ, encoded by the exons ATGGAGATCGATCTTGAACTGCCAACATGTGACCGAGAGAAAATAGACGTTGGATCAAATATAAATGTTGACGATGTCAATACGATGCGTAGAAACAATGTTGAGGAAGAACATGTTAATTCTTCTGTGCCAAGTGAAAACCTTGAGGAAACTCATGGATCTAATGCAAACCAAATTGTTTCCAGTGATCAGGATCAGCTGGATGTGAACATTGTTAAGGTGGATGGTCTAAATAAAGGGTCTATCTGTGAACCCTGCAGTGGTTTGGAGTTTGAATCAAAGGAAGAAGCATACTCTTTCTATAGAGAATATGCTCGGTCTGTGGGATTTGGTATCACAATCAAGGCTAGTCGGCGCTCAAAAAAATCTGGAAAatttattgatataaaaattgTGTGTTCTAGATTCGGAAACAAGCGTGAGTCTGGTGCTACTGTCAATCCAAGACCATGTATAAAAACAGACTGTAAGGCTAGCATGCATATGAAGAGGAAAGAAAATGGAAAGTGGGTAATACATGGTTTTATAAAAGAGCATAATCATGAGATTTGTCCGGATGACTTTTATTATGCTATCAGGGGGCGGAACAAGCAATCTGCAATCGTTGCTTGTGAAAAGAAAGGCCTGCAGTTGGCTTTAGATGAGGGAGATGTACAAATAATGCTTGAACATTTTATGTGCATGCAGGAAGATAATCCCAACTTTTTCTATGCACTAGATTTAGACCATGAGAAACGTTTGAAAAGTGTATTCTGGGTTTATGCAAAAGGTAGGCATGATTATAGCAAATTTTATGATGTGGTCTTCTTCGATACTTTCTATgtaagaaacaaatataaaattcctTTTATTCCTATTGTTGGAGTAAATAATCACTTCCAGTATATATTACTTGGATGTGCATTGGTTGGGGAAGAAACTAAAGAAACTTTTGTTTGGTTAATGCGGACATGGCTTAAAGCAATGGGTAGCCAATCTCCAAGAGTGATCATTACTGATCAAgacaaattatttaaagaagCTGTAGCAGATGTATTTCCTGATGCACGCCACTGTTTTTGTTTATGGCATGTCTTAAGAAGGATTCCTGAAAATTTGGGTTGTATGatgaatcaaaatcaaaattttatggaaaaattCAACAAATGCATTTATCGGTCATGGACAGAAGAACAATTTGAAAGGAAATGGTGGAAAATGGTTGATAGGTTTGAACTTACGGAGAATGAATGGTTTCATTCATTATATGAAGATCGTAAAATGTGGGTCCCAAATTACATGAAGGATACATTTTTAGCTGGAATGTCTACGACTGAGCGATCTGGAAGTGTGACCTCATTCTTTGACAAGTACATTTTTCCAGAAACTATGTTCAAAGAATTTATTGGGAGGCTGTATAAAGAATATCTGAAAGATAAttgtgacatggaagctactgcTGATTTTGAAACTCGACACAAGCAGCCTGGATTAAGATCTCTTTCACCTTTTGAGAAACAAATGTCTTCTGTTTATACGGAGgcaatatttaagaaatttcaGGTTGAGGTATTGGGAGTAGGTTCTTGTCATCTGAAAAAACAAAGTGAAAATGAAGCAGCCGTTATCTTTCAGGTTGATGATTTTGAAAAGCGCCAGAACTTCATTGTTGTTTGGAATGAAGCAGAGCGTAAAATATGTTGCTTATGCCATTCTTTTGAATACGGAGGTTTTCTTTGTAGGCATGCATTGCTTGTGCTTCAAATCTCTGGTACTGCTAATATCCCATCCCACTACATTTTGAAGCGATGGACAAGAGATGCAAAGGTTAACCAAACTAATATTGAAATACCTAAGAGGCTTAATTTCAGATTTCAACGTTTTAATGACCTGTGTAAACTAGCCATTAAATTGGGTGAAGAAGGATCTTTATCTCCAGAGGCTTGCCATATTGCACTTCAGGCATTAGATGAAGTACTAAAACAATGTGTGGATGTAAACAATTCTGTAAGGAGTGTTTTGGAACCCAACATGTCTGCATTTCCTGGATTCCTCAATGTTGAAGAGAAGCATGGAAACAGTATGggcaaatcaactaagaaaaagaaaacatacagAAAACGGAAG GGACAGTCTGACCCAGAGAGAACTGCTGGTAGGATGCAAGAGAGCCGTCAGCAGATG ATGAACTCCAGGGCTCGCAACCTTGATGATTGTTATATTCCTCAACAGGATATGCAAGAG GTGCTTGGTTCCAGAGCTCCAGCTATTGATGATTATTATGCTGCTCAAGACAGCATCCAAGGAGTG GGGCGATTGAACTCCGTTTCTCCTATTGGTGATGGTTACTATTGCAACCAACAGGGGATGCAG GGACAGTTGCATTTGGCATCTACACGTGTTGGCCACTATGGGACCCAACAGAATATGCAGGGACTG TTGCAGGGACAGCCTAGTTTTAGAGTGGCAGCCATGCATGGATGTTTCAACATTCAGGATAATATGCAAGATGTG GATCAGTCTGTTGGTTCATCACATTTTCGCAGCATTGCATCAAAGCATTTACAAGATAAACACCTCAGTCAATAA
- the LOC107416867 gene encoding protein FAR1-RELATED SEQUENCE 2 isoform X1, protein MEIDLELPTCDREKIDVGSNINVDDVNTMRRNNVEEEHVNSSVPSENLEETHGSNANQIVSSDQDQLDVNIVKVDGLNKGSICEPCSGLEFESKEEAYSFYREYARSVGFGITIKASRRSKKSGKFIDIKIVCSRFGNKRESGATVNPRPCIKTDCKASMHMKRKENGKWVIHGFIKEHNHEICPDDFYYAIRGRNKQSAIVACEKKGLQLALDEGDVQIMLEHFMCMQEDNPNFFYALDLDHEKRLKSVFWVYAKGRHDYSKFYDVVFFDTFYVRNKYKIPFIPIVGVNNHFQYILLGCALVGEETKETFVWLMRTWLKAMGSQSPRVIITDQDKLFKEAVADVFPDARHCFCLWHVLRRIPENLGCMMNQNQNFMEKFNKCIYRSWTEEQFERKWWKMVDRFELTENEWFHSLYEDRKMWVPNYMKDTFLAGMSTTERSGSVTSFFDKYIFPETMFKEFIGRLYKEYLKDNCDMEATADFETRHKQPGLRSLSPFEKQMSSVYTEAIFKKFQVEVLGVGSCHLKKQSENEAAVIFQVDDFEKRQNFIVVWNEAERKICCLCHSFEYGGFLCRHALLVLQISGTANIPSHYILKRWTRDAKVNQTNIEIPKRLNFRFQRFNDLCKLAIKLGEEGSLSPEACHIALQALDEVLKQCVDVNNSVRSVLEPNMSAFPGFLNVEEKHGNSMGKSTKKKKTYRKRKGQSDPERTAGRMQESRQQMEQMNSRARNLDDCYIPQQDMQEVLGSRAPAIDDYYAAQDSIQGVGRLNSVSPIGDGYYCNQQGMQGQLHLASTRVGHYGTQQNMQGLLQGQPSFRVAAMHGCFNIQDNMQDVDQSVGSSHFRSIASKHLQDKHLSQ, encoded by the exons ATGGAGATCGATCTTGAACTGCCAACATGTGACCGAGAGAAAATAGACGTTGGATCAAATATAAATGTTGACGATGTCAATACGATGCGTAGAAACAATGTTGAGGAAGAACATGTTAATTCTTCTGTGCCAAGTGAAAACCTTGAGGAAACTCATGGATCTAATGCAAACCAAATTGTTTCCAGTGATCAGGATCAGCTGGATGTGAACATTGTTAAGGTGGATGGTCTAAATAAAGGGTCTATCTGTGAACCCTGCAGTGGTTTGGAGTTTGAATCAAAGGAAGAAGCATACTCTTTCTATAGAGAATATGCTCGGTCTGTGGGATTTGGTATCACAATCAAGGCTAGTCGGCGCTCAAAAAAATCTGGAAAatttattgatataaaaattgTGTGTTCTAGATTCGGAAACAAGCGTGAGTCTGGTGCTACTGTCAATCCAAGACCATGTATAAAAACAGACTGTAAGGCTAGCATGCATATGAAGAGGAAAGAAAATGGAAAGTGGGTAATACATGGTTTTATAAAAGAGCATAATCATGAGATTTGTCCGGATGACTTTTATTATGCTATCAGGGGGCGGAACAAGCAATCTGCAATCGTTGCTTGTGAAAAGAAAGGCCTGCAGTTGGCTTTAGATGAGGGAGATGTACAAATAATGCTTGAACATTTTATGTGCATGCAGGAAGATAATCCCAACTTTTTCTATGCACTAGATTTAGACCATGAGAAACGTTTGAAAAGTGTATTCTGGGTTTATGCAAAAGGTAGGCATGATTATAGCAAATTTTATGATGTGGTCTTCTTCGATACTTTCTATgtaagaaacaaatataaaattcctTTTATTCCTATTGTTGGAGTAAATAATCACTTCCAGTATATATTACTTGGATGTGCATTGGTTGGGGAAGAAACTAAAGAAACTTTTGTTTGGTTAATGCGGACATGGCTTAAAGCAATGGGTAGCCAATCTCCAAGAGTGATCATTACTGATCAAgacaaattatttaaagaagCTGTAGCAGATGTATTTCCTGATGCACGCCACTGTTTTTGTTTATGGCATGTCTTAAGAAGGATTCCTGAAAATTTGGGTTGTATGatgaatcaaaatcaaaattttatggaaaaattCAACAAATGCATTTATCGGTCATGGACAGAAGAACAATTTGAAAGGAAATGGTGGAAAATGGTTGATAGGTTTGAACTTACGGAGAATGAATGGTTTCATTCATTATATGAAGATCGTAAAATGTGGGTCCCAAATTACATGAAGGATACATTTTTAGCTGGAATGTCTACGACTGAGCGATCTGGAAGTGTGACCTCATTCTTTGACAAGTACATTTTTCCAGAAACTATGTTCAAAGAATTTATTGGGAGGCTGTATAAAGAATATCTGAAAGATAAttgtgacatggaagctactgcTGATTTTGAAACTCGACACAAGCAGCCTGGATTAAGATCTCTTTCACCTTTTGAGAAACAAATGTCTTCTGTTTATACGGAGgcaatatttaagaaatttcaGGTTGAGGTATTGGGAGTAGGTTCTTGTCATCTGAAAAAACAAAGTGAAAATGAAGCAGCCGTTATCTTTCAGGTTGATGATTTTGAAAAGCGCCAGAACTTCATTGTTGTTTGGAATGAAGCAGAGCGTAAAATATGTTGCTTATGCCATTCTTTTGAATACGGAGGTTTTCTTTGTAGGCATGCATTGCTTGTGCTTCAAATCTCTGGTACTGCTAATATCCCATCCCACTACATTTTGAAGCGATGGACAAGAGATGCAAAGGTTAACCAAACTAATATTGAAATACCTAAGAGGCTTAATTTCAGATTTCAACGTTTTAATGACCTGTGTAAACTAGCCATTAAATTGGGTGAAGAAGGATCTTTATCTCCAGAGGCTTGCCATATTGCACTTCAGGCATTAGATGAAGTACTAAAACAATGTGTGGATGTAAACAATTCTGTAAGGAGTGTTTTGGAACCCAACATGTCTGCATTTCCTGGATTCCTCAATGTTGAAGAGAAGCATGGAAACAGTATGggcaaatcaactaagaaaaagaaaacatacagAAAACGGAAG GGACAGTCTGACCCAGAGAGAACTGCTGGTAGGATGCAAGAGAGCCGTCAGCAGATG GAACAGATGAACTCCAGGGCTCGCAACCTTGATGATTGTTATATTCCTCAACAGGATATGCAAGAG GTGCTTGGTTCCAGAGCTCCAGCTATTGATGATTATTATGCTGCTCAAGACAGCATCCAAGGAGTG GGGCGATTGAACTCCGTTTCTCCTATTGGTGATGGTTACTATTGCAACCAACAGGGGATGCAG GGACAGTTGCATTTGGCATCTACACGTGTTGGCCACTATGGGACCCAACAGAATATGCAGGGACTG TTGCAGGGACAGCCTAGTTTTAGAGTGGCAGCCATGCATGGATGTTTCAACATTCAGGATAATATGCAAGATGTG GATCAGTCTGTTGGTTCATCACATTTTCGCAGCATTGCATCAAAGCATTTACAAGATAAACACCTCAGTCAATAA
- the LOC107416867 gene encoding protein FAR1-RELATED SEQUENCE 2 isoform X4: protein MEIDLELPTCDREKIDVGSNINVDDVNTMRRNNVEEEHVNSSVPSENLEETHGSNANQIVSSDQDQLDVNIVKVDGLNKGSICEPCSGLEFESKEEAYSFYREYARSVGFGITIKASRRSKKSGKFIDIKIVCSRFGNKRESGATVNPRPCIKTDCKASMHMKRKENGKWVIHGFIKEHNHEICPDDFYYAIRGRNKQSAIVACEKKGLQLALDEGDVQIMLEHFMCMQEDNPNFFYALDLDHEKRLKSVFWVYAKGRHDYSKFYDVVFFDTFYVRNKYKIPFIPIVGVNNHFQYILLGCALVGEETKETFVWLMRTWLKAMGSQSPRVIITDQDKLFKEAVADVFPDARHCFCLWHVLRRIPENLGCMMNQNQNFMEKFNKCIYRSWTEEQFERKWWKMVDRFELTENEWFHSLYEDRKMWVPNYMKDTFLAGMSTTERSGSVTSFFDKYIFPETMFKEFIGRLYKEYLKDNCDMEATADFETRHKQPGLRSLSPFEKQMSSVYTEAIFKKFQVEVLGVGSCHLKKQSENEAAVIFQVDDFEKRQNFIVVWNEAERKICCLCHSFEYGGFLCRHALLVLQISGTANIPSHYILKRWTRDAKVNQTNIEIPKRLNFRFQRFNDLCKLAIKLGEEGSLSPEACHIALQALDEVLKQCVDVNNSVRSVLEPNMSAFPGFLNVEEKHGNSMGKSTKKKKTYRKRKSDPERTAGRMQESRQQMMNSRARNLDDCYIPQQDMQEVLGSRAPAIDDYYAAQDSIQGVGRLNSVSPIGDGYYCNQQGMQGQLHLASTRVGHYGTQQNMQGLLQGQPSFRVAAMHGCFNIQDNMQDVDQSVGSSHFRSIASKHLQDKHLSQ, encoded by the exons ATGGAGATCGATCTTGAACTGCCAACATGTGACCGAGAGAAAATAGACGTTGGATCAAATATAAATGTTGACGATGTCAATACGATGCGTAGAAACAATGTTGAGGAAGAACATGTTAATTCTTCTGTGCCAAGTGAAAACCTTGAGGAAACTCATGGATCTAATGCAAACCAAATTGTTTCCAGTGATCAGGATCAGCTGGATGTGAACATTGTTAAGGTGGATGGTCTAAATAAAGGGTCTATCTGTGAACCCTGCAGTGGTTTGGAGTTTGAATCAAAGGAAGAAGCATACTCTTTCTATAGAGAATATGCTCGGTCTGTGGGATTTGGTATCACAATCAAGGCTAGTCGGCGCTCAAAAAAATCTGGAAAatttattgatataaaaattgTGTGTTCTAGATTCGGAAACAAGCGTGAGTCTGGTGCTACTGTCAATCCAAGACCATGTATAAAAACAGACTGTAAGGCTAGCATGCATATGAAGAGGAAAGAAAATGGAAAGTGGGTAATACATGGTTTTATAAAAGAGCATAATCATGAGATTTGTCCGGATGACTTTTATTATGCTATCAGGGGGCGGAACAAGCAATCTGCAATCGTTGCTTGTGAAAAGAAAGGCCTGCAGTTGGCTTTAGATGAGGGAGATGTACAAATAATGCTTGAACATTTTATGTGCATGCAGGAAGATAATCCCAACTTTTTCTATGCACTAGATTTAGACCATGAGAAACGTTTGAAAAGTGTATTCTGGGTTTATGCAAAAGGTAGGCATGATTATAGCAAATTTTATGATGTGGTCTTCTTCGATACTTTCTATgtaagaaacaaatataaaattcctTTTATTCCTATTGTTGGAGTAAATAATCACTTCCAGTATATATTACTTGGATGTGCATTGGTTGGGGAAGAAACTAAAGAAACTTTTGTTTGGTTAATGCGGACATGGCTTAAAGCAATGGGTAGCCAATCTCCAAGAGTGATCATTACTGATCAAgacaaattatttaaagaagCTGTAGCAGATGTATTTCCTGATGCACGCCACTGTTTTTGTTTATGGCATGTCTTAAGAAGGATTCCTGAAAATTTGGGTTGTATGatgaatcaaaatcaaaattttatggaaaaattCAACAAATGCATTTATCGGTCATGGACAGAAGAACAATTTGAAAGGAAATGGTGGAAAATGGTTGATAGGTTTGAACTTACGGAGAATGAATGGTTTCATTCATTATATGAAGATCGTAAAATGTGGGTCCCAAATTACATGAAGGATACATTTTTAGCTGGAATGTCTACGACTGAGCGATCTGGAAGTGTGACCTCATTCTTTGACAAGTACATTTTTCCAGAAACTATGTTCAAAGAATTTATTGGGAGGCTGTATAAAGAATATCTGAAAGATAAttgtgacatggaagctactgcTGATTTTGAAACTCGACACAAGCAGCCTGGATTAAGATCTCTTTCACCTTTTGAGAAACAAATGTCTTCTGTTTATACGGAGgcaatatttaagaaatttcaGGTTGAGGTATTGGGAGTAGGTTCTTGTCATCTGAAAAAACAAAGTGAAAATGAAGCAGCCGTTATCTTTCAGGTTGATGATTTTGAAAAGCGCCAGAACTTCATTGTTGTTTGGAATGAAGCAGAGCGTAAAATATGTTGCTTATGCCATTCTTTTGAATACGGAGGTTTTCTTTGTAGGCATGCATTGCTTGTGCTTCAAATCTCTGGTACTGCTAATATCCCATCCCACTACATTTTGAAGCGATGGACAAGAGATGCAAAGGTTAACCAAACTAATATTGAAATACCTAAGAGGCTTAATTTCAGATTTCAACGTTTTAATGACCTGTGTAAACTAGCCATTAAATTGGGTGAAGAAGGATCTTTATCTCCAGAGGCTTGCCATATTGCACTTCAGGCATTAGATGAAGTACTAAAACAATGTGTGGATGTAAACAATTCTGTAAGGAGTGTTTTGGAACCCAACATGTCTGCATTTCCTGGATTCCTCAATGTTGAAGAGAAGCATGGAAACAGTATGggcaaatcaactaagaaaaagaaaacatacagAAAACGGAAG TCTGACCCAGAGAGAACTGCTGGTAGGATGCAAGAGAGCCGTCAGCAGATG ATGAACTCCAGGGCTCGCAACCTTGATGATTGTTATATTCCTCAACAGGATATGCAAGAG GTGCTTGGTTCCAGAGCTCCAGCTATTGATGATTATTATGCTGCTCAAGACAGCATCCAAGGAGTG GGGCGATTGAACTCCGTTTCTCCTATTGGTGATGGTTACTATTGCAACCAACAGGGGATGCAG GGACAGTTGCATTTGGCATCTACACGTGTTGGCCACTATGGGACCCAACAGAATATGCAGGGACTG TTGCAGGGACAGCCTAGTTTTAGAGTGGCAGCCATGCATGGATGTTTCAACATTCAGGATAATATGCAAGATGTG GATCAGTCTGTTGGTTCATCACATTTTCGCAGCATTGCATCAAAGCATTTACAAGATAAACACCTCAGTCAATAA
- the LOC107416867 gene encoding protein FAR1-RELATED SEQUENCE 2 isoform X2: MEIDLELPTCDREKIDVGSNINVDDVNTMRRNNVEEEHVNSSVPSENLEETHGSNANQIVSSDQDQLDVNIVKVDGLNKGSICEPCSGLEFESKEEAYSFYREYARSVGFGITIKASRRSKKSGKFIDIKIVCSRFGNKRESGATVNPRPCIKTDCKASMHMKRKENGKWVIHGFIKEHNHEICPDDFYYAIRGRNKQSAIVACEKKGLQLALDEGDVQIMLEHFMCMQEDNPNFFYALDLDHEKRLKSVFWVYAKGRHDYSKFYDVVFFDTFYVRNKYKIPFIPIVGVNNHFQYILLGCALVGEETKETFVWLMRTWLKAMGSQSPRVIITDQDKLFKEAVADVFPDARHCFCLWHVLRRIPENLGCMMNQNQNFMEKFNKCIYRSWTEEQFERKWWKMVDRFELTENEWFHSLYEDRKMWVPNYMKDTFLAGMSTTERSGSVTSFFDKYIFPETMFKEFIGRLYKEYLKDNCDMEATADFETRHKQPGLRSLSPFEKQMSSVYTEAIFKKFQVEVLGVGSCHLKKQSENEAAVIFQVDDFEKRQNFIVVWNEAERKICCLCHSFEYGGFLCRHALLVLQISGTANIPSHYILKRWTRDAKVNQTNIEIPKRLNFRFQRFNDLCKLAIKLGEEGSLSPEACHIALQALDEVLKQCVDVNNSVRSVLEPNMSAFPGFLNVEEKHGNSMGKSTKKKKTYRKRKSDPERTAGRMQESRQQMEQMNSRARNLDDCYIPQQDMQEVLGSRAPAIDDYYAAQDSIQGVGRLNSVSPIGDGYYCNQQGMQGQLHLASTRVGHYGTQQNMQGLLQGQPSFRVAAMHGCFNIQDNMQDVDQSVGSSHFRSIASKHLQDKHLSQ, encoded by the exons ATGGAGATCGATCTTGAACTGCCAACATGTGACCGAGAGAAAATAGACGTTGGATCAAATATAAATGTTGACGATGTCAATACGATGCGTAGAAACAATGTTGAGGAAGAACATGTTAATTCTTCTGTGCCAAGTGAAAACCTTGAGGAAACTCATGGATCTAATGCAAACCAAATTGTTTCCAGTGATCAGGATCAGCTGGATGTGAACATTGTTAAGGTGGATGGTCTAAATAAAGGGTCTATCTGTGAACCCTGCAGTGGTTTGGAGTTTGAATCAAAGGAAGAAGCATACTCTTTCTATAGAGAATATGCTCGGTCTGTGGGATTTGGTATCACAATCAAGGCTAGTCGGCGCTCAAAAAAATCTGGAAAatttattgatataaaaattgTGTGTTCTAGATTCGGAAACAAGCGTGAGTCTGGTGCTACTGTCAATCCAAGACCATGTATAAAAACAGACTGTAAGGCTAGCATGCATATGAAGAGGAAAGAAAATGGAAAGTGGGTAATACATGGTTTTATAAAAGAGCATAATCATGAGATTTGTCCGGATGACTTTTATTATGCTATCAGGGGGCGGAACAAGCAATCTGCAATCGTTGCTTGTGAAAAGAAAGGCCTGCAGTTGGCTTTAGATGAGGGAGATGTACAAATAATGCTTGAACATTTTATGTGCATGCAGGAAGATAATCCCAACTTTTTCTATGCACTAGATTTAGACCATGAGAAACGTTTGAAAAGTGTATTCTGGGTTTATGCAAAAGGTAGGCATGATTATAGCAAATTTTATGATGTGGTCTTCTTCGATACTTTCTATgtaagaaacaaatataaaattcctTTTATTCCTATTGTTGGAGTAAATAATCACTTCCAGTATATATTACTTGGATGTGCATTGGTTGGGGAAGAAACTAAAGAAACTTTTGTTTGGTTAATGCGGACATGGCTTAAAGCAATGGGTAGCCAATCTCCAAGAGTGATCATTACTGATCAAgacaaattatttaaagaagCTGTAGCAGATGTATTTCCTGATGCACGCCACTGTTTTTGTTTATGGCATGTCTTAAGAAGGATTCCTGAAAATTTGGGTTGTATGatgaatcaaaatcaaaattttatggaaaaattCAACAAATGCATTTATCGGTCATGGACAGAAGAACAATTTGAAAGGAAATGGTGGAAAATGGTTGATAGGTTTGAACTTACGGAGAATGAATGGTTTCATTCATTATATGAAGATCGTAAAATGTGGGTCCCAAATTACATGAAGGATACATTTTTAGCTGGAATGTCTACGACTGAGCGATCTGGAAGTGTGACCTCATTCTTTGACAAGTACATTTTTCCAGAAACTATGTTCAAAGAATTTATTGGGAGGCTGTATAAAGAATATCTGAAAGATAAttgtgacatggaagctactgcTGATTTTGAAACTCGACACAAGCAGCCTGGATTAAGATCTCTTTCACCTTTTGAGAAACAAATGTCTTCTGTTTATACGGAGgcaatatttaagaaatttcaGGTTGAGGTATTGGGAGTAGGTTCTTGTCATCTGAAAAAACAAAGTGAAAATGAAGCAGCCGTTATCTTTCAGGTTGATGATTTTGAAAAGCGCCAGAACTTCATTGTTGTTTGGAATGAAGCAGAGCGTAAAATATGTTGCTTATGCCATTCTTTTGAATACGGAGGTTTTCTTTGTAGGCATGCATTGCTTGTGCTTCAAATCTCTGGTACTGCTAATATCCCATCCCACTACATTTTGAAGCGATGGACAAGAGATGCAAAGGTTAACCAAACTAATATTGAAATACCTAAGAGGCTTAATTTCAGATTTCAACGTTTTAATGACCTGTGTAAACTAGCCATTAAATTGGGTGAAGAAGGATCTTTATCTCCAGAGGCTTGCCATATTGCACTTCAGGCATTAGATGAAGTACTAAAACAATGTGTGGATGTAAACAATTCTGTAAGGAGTGTTTTGGAACCCAACATGTCTGCATTTCCTGGATTCCTCAATGTTGAAGAGAAGCATGGAAACAGTATGggcaaatcaactaagaaaaagaaaacatacagAAAACGGAAG TCTGACCCAGAGAGAACTGCTGGTAGGATGCAAGAGAGCCGTCAGCAGATG GAACAGATGAACTCCAGGGCTCGCAACCTTGATGATTGTTATATTCCTCAACAGGATATGCAAGAG GTGCTTGGTTCCAGAGCTCCAGCTATTGATGATTATTATGCTGCTCAAGACAGCATCCAAGGAGTG GGGCGATTGAACTCCGTTTCTCCTATTGGTGATGGTTACTATTGCAACCAACAGGGGATGCAG GGACAGTTGCATTTGGCATCTACACGTGTTGGCCACTATGGGACCCAACAGAATATGCAGGGACTG TTGCAGGGACAGCCTAGTTTTAGAGTGGCAGCCATGCATGGATGTTTCAACATTCAGGATAATATGCAAGATGTG GATCAGTCTGTTGGTTCATCACATTTTCGCAGCATTGCATCAAAGCATTTACAAGATAAACACCTCAGTCAATAA